Proteins encoded together in one Anaerococcus murdochii window:
- a CDS encoding PTS system mannose/fructose/sorbose family transporter subunit IID, whose amino-acid sequence MDKQNNRLTKKELWSLFWRYQFMVESAMSYEKMHGAAWSWTYMKLGDKYYKDKPEDYTRLLTRHSVFYNTEPQTGQLVNGIVASLEEQIGMGNEEVDEQLPVTIKASIMGPLAGIGDSVVQGILIPTLLSIGMGLAAGGNPLGPIFYIVSYGLIMAAITTISFRSGYKLGISALDIITGDNARNIMKALNILGVIVVGGLSASTVSLKTIVNIPMGTEMKPLQDVLNGVFPGILPLIMVLLSWYLISIKKMTATKVIMILIIIISIGTVVGLF is encoded by the coding sequence ATGGATAAACAAAATAATAGATTAACCAAAAAAGAACTTTGGTCACTATTTTGGAGATATCAATTTATGGTTGAGTCAGCAATGAGTTACGAAAAGATGCATGGAGCAGCATGGTCTTGGACATATATGAAATTGGGAGATAAGTACTACAAGGATAAACCAGAAGACTATACTAGATTATTGACTAGACACTCAGTTTTTTATAATACAGAACCTCAAACAGGTCAATTAGTAAATGGTATAGTTGCATCTTTAGAAGAACAAATAGGTATGGGTAATGAAGAGGTGGATGAGCAATTACCTGTAACAATTAAAGCTTCAATAATGGGACCTTTAGCGGGAATAGGTGATTCTGTTGTTCAAGGTATATTAATTCCTACTTTATTATCTATAGGTATGGGATTGGCTGCTGGTGGAAATCCGTTAGGACCTATATTTTATATAGTTTCTTATGGATTGATAATGGCTGCCATTACAACAATTTCTTTTAGAAGCGGTTATAAATTAGGTATAAGTGCTCTAGATATAATAACTGGCGACAATGCACGAAATATTATGAAAGCACTAAATATACTAGGAGTGATAGTTGTTGGAGGTTTATCTGCATCAACAGTGTCTTTAAAAACTATCGTAAATATACCTATGGGTACTGAGATGAAACCACTACAAGATGTTTTAAATGGAGTATTCCCTGGAATATTACCACTAATAATGGTTTTATTATCATGGTATTTAATTTCTATTAAAAAGATGACAGCAACAAAAGTTATAATGATTTTGATAATAATTATATCAATAGGAACAGTTGTTGGTTTGTTCTAA
- a CDS encoding PTS system mannose/fructose/sorbose family transporter subunit IID, producing the protein MNKIEEKKLFRDLFFSSFILENSYNYERQQALGYAIGIWPAIKRFYKTKEQQSKALTRHMEIFNTNPHLVSFILGTNAALEKQASEAEDFDYSIISNIKVGLMGPIAGIGDSFFWGTLRIIATGVGLSLAQQGNALAPIVFLLLFNIPHLLVRYFGLKVGYKFGTSIISDVNNSGLIQKISKAATIVGLAVIGAMTSSMVNLNTALKFDIGSETFEIQQYLDQIMPGLLPLGYTFLMLYFLKKGKSSTFLLLFTIIFAILGKVIGVF; encoded by the coding sequence ATGAATAAAATAGAAGAAAAAAAATTATTTAGAGACTTGTTTTTTAGTTCGTTTATCTTGGAAAATTCATATAACTACGAAAGACAACAAGCGTTAGGTTATGCTATTGGAATATGGCCAGCAATTAAGAGATTTTACAAAACTAAAGAGCAACAATCAAAGGCGCTAACCAGACATATGGAAATATTTAATACAAACCCACATTTGGTATCCTTTATTTTAGGAACCAATGCTGCTTTGGAAAAACAAGCTTCAGAAGCAGAGGATTTTGATTATTCGATTATATCAAATATTAAAGTTGGTTTAATGGGACCTATAGCCGGAATAGGAGATTCATTTTTCTGGGGTACTCTCAGAATAATTGCTACAGGAGTAGGCCTTTCTCTTGCTCAACAAGGAAATGCTTTAGCTCCAATCGTGTTCTTACTATTATTTAATATTCCACATTTATTAGTTAGATATTTTGGATTAAAAGTAGGTTATAAATTTGGTACAAGCATAATATCAGATGTAAATAATTCTGGTTTAATTCAAAAAATTTCAAAAGCTGCTACTATAGTAGGTTTGGCGGTTATAGGTGCTATGACCTCATCTATGGTAAATTTAAACACAGCATTAAAATTTGATATTGGCTCAGAAACATTTGAAATTCAACAATACTTAGATCAAATAATGCCAGGGTTACTACCATTAGGATATACCTTTTTAATGTTATATTTTTTAAAAAAGGGTAAAAGTTCTACATTCTTGCTTCTTTTCACTATTATTTTTGCGATTCTAGGAAAAGTTATAGGTGTATTTTAA
- a CDS encoding glycosyltransferase family 8 protein, with the protein MAIDLLVTLDENYIEQMKVLMTSIYISNPGENFNIYLIHSGISNEKLDDLENDLAKFSYKFFPIKAEDGLFSSARATDRYPKEMYYRLLAGELLPKNLKKILYIDPDILVINSLKEIWETDIRDFLFAAASHTGKTDMANNVNKIRLGTDTDYYNSGFLLINLDMARKEIVPEEIFAYADENYKNLLLPDQDILNAMYGDKILPLKDSIYNYDARNYSTYLFKSKGEEDLAWVMENTVVLHFCGRDKPWKKNHRSRFTALYRHYMNLSKRYLS; encoded by the coding sequence ATGGCTATTGATTTACTTGTGACCCTTGATGAAAATTATATAGAGCAGATGAAAGTTCTCATGACTTCGATTTACATATCTAATCCTGGTGAAAATTTTAATATTTATCTAATTCACAGCGGGATTTCTAATGAAAAGCTTGATGATTTAGAAAATGACTTGGCAAAATTTTCTTACAAATTTTTCCCTATAAAGGCGGAGGATGGGCTTTTTTCTTCGGCCAGAGCCACCGATCGCTATCCCAAGGAGATGTATTATAGGCTCCTTGCTGGGGAACTTTTGCCAAAAAATCTTAAAAAAATCCTCTATATAGACCCAGATATTTTGGTTATTAATTCTTTAAAAGAAATTTGGGAGACAGATATAAGAGACTTCCTTTTTGCGGCTGCAAGCCATACAGGAAAGACCGATATGGCCAATAATGTAAATAAAATCCGCCTAGGAACAGATACAGATTATTATAATTCCGGCTTTCTTTTGATAAATTTGGACATGGCCCGAAAGGAAATTGTCCCTGAGGAAATTTTTGCCTATGCAGATGAAAATTACAAAAATTTATTACTCCCGGACCAAGACATCTTAAATGCCATGTACGGAGACAAAATTTTGCCCCTTAAGGATTCGATTTATAATTATGATGCGAGAAATTATTCCACTTACCTATTTAAAAGTAAGGGAGAGGAGGACTTAGCCTGGGTAATGGAAAACACAGTAGTCCTTCATTTTTGTGGAAGGGATAAGCCTTGGAAGAAGAATCACAGAAGTAGGTTTACTGCCCTTTATAGGCATTATATGAATCTTAGCAAGAGGTATTTGTCTTAG
- a CDS encoding DUF438 domain-containing protein, with translation MKIDINMVIYDLVKDNDKLKKDLISLGFTGLGNPLMLNSLGKKMTLKRGAKMMGIKDYEKKLADLGYDLYDSSENPEVLERKKLIKSYLQRLSSGEDLEDVKADFKENFEGVSSSEIMDAEEELLESGMDKEEVRKLCDVHSALFHGETHEEKNPSAYEEGSFLDYFAKENDEIKKILKNTKQSLENGKDLGEDIYKVFNHYRKKGDLIYPILKAKYNKPGPSDVMWAVDIDIANNFKKAMKLKKKDLALEAINRAEEMTYKEENILYPLALETISDEDFNLLYKDLADYDHNLVSYKKAEDKKINDYTDGYINFAKGKMRVDQLEAMLDTLEIEITYVDENDISSYYNDHKGKKVFKRPQSSLGREVYYCHPPQVEPIVRNLIKEFKKGKKDNFKLVKNIKGIDFAISYYAVRDKYGVYKGVLETVQDLSFYKEYLNK, from the coding sequence ATGAAAATAGATATAAATATGGTTATCTACGACCTAGTTAAAGATAATGATAAATTAAAGAAAGACCTTATAAGCCTTGGTTTTACAGGCCTTGGCAATCCTTTGATGCTTAATAGCCTGGGAAAGAAGATGACTCTTAAGCGTGGGGCCAAGATGATGGGGATTAAGGATTATGAAAAAAAACTAGCCGACCTTGGCTATGACTTGTACGATTCATCAGAAAATCCTGAAGTTTTGGAGAGAAAAAAATTAATTAAATCCTACCTTCAGAGATTATCATCTGGCGAAGATTTGGAAGATGTGAAGGCTGATTTTAAGGAAAATTTTGAGGGGGTTTCGTCTTCTGAAATCATGGACGCAGAAGAAGAACTCTTGGAATCTGGCATGGATAAGGAAGAAGTCAGAAAACTCTGCGATGTCCATTCTGCCTTATTCCATGGCGAAACCCACGAAGAGAAAAATCCTTCAGCCTACGAGGAAGGTTCATTTTTGGATTATTTTGCTAAGGAAAATGATGAAATCAAAAAAATCCTAAAAAATACAAAACAATCCCTAGAAAATGGCAAAGACCTAGGAGAAGACATCTACAAGGTCTTTAACCATTATAGAAAAAAGGGTGACTTGATTTACCCAATCCTTAAGGCCAAATACAACAAACCAGGTCCATCAGATGTCATGTGGGCAGTTGATATTGATATAGCAAATAATTTCAAAAAAGCTATGAAACTTAAGAAGAAAGACCTAGCTTTAGAGGCAATAAACAGGGCTGAAGAGATGACCTACAAGGAAGAAAATATTCTCTATCCTTTGGCATTAGAAACTATAAGCGATGAAGACTTTAATTTGCTTTATAAAGACCTTGCCGATTATGACCACAACCTTGTTTCCTATAAGAAAGCGGAAGATAAAAAAATAAATGACTACACAGATGGATATATAAATTTTGCCAAAGGAAAAATGAGGGTCGACCAATTAGAGGCCATGCTAGATACTTTGGAAATTGAAATAACCTATGTTGATGAAAACGACATTAGTTCTTATTACAACGACCACAAAGGCAAGAAGGTATTCAAAAGACCACAATCATCATTAGGCAGGGAAGTTTATTACTGCCACCCACCTCAGGTTGAGCCAATTGTAAGGAATTTAATAAAGGAATTTAAAAAAGGCAAAAAGGATAATTTCAAACTGGTAAAAAACATTAAAGGTATAGACTTTGCTATTTCCTACTATGCAGTAAGGGATAAGTACGGGGTATACAAGGGAGTCCTAGAAACAGTCCAAGACCTAAGTTTTTATAAAGAATATCTAAATAAATAA
- a CDS encoding SH3 domain-containing protein, producing the protein MICKKCGQENKDGAKVCESCGASLVEEADNQKIKISKEESRKRTERQRQRSKDRDLMTYGLILGSVMAFAVIFIVLSYFFKLGAQREMASNDKQETAIEENVELYEKAITTSQEKIKAKDYKKAIEILKAIPEEASDYHKKAQEKLDEIESLVIEDIKKAVTDEDYKEARKLANTYTDLLPDSKTLADVKEKLKDENVSLADLGLEEEKTDKKEESEEKTSKDTEEDTDKSSDKDAKTDSKEDAKEARANRRELAEKYDLEQLRATNSYGQNGNPAYTDIYKEADFLNKDLKIDANMGEVRTEPNLNSGVAGYVNNGEKVHCEEVVNDGGRYWLKIEKGWISSKLITGEFRD; encoded by the coding sequence ATGATTTGTAAAAAATGCGGCCAAGAAAACAAAGACGGGGCCAAAGTTTGCGAGTCTTGCGGGGCAAGTCTTGTAGAAGAAGCTGACAATCAAAAGATAAAAATCTCTAAAGAAGAAAGTAGGAAGCGTACTGAAAGACAAAGGCAAAGATCAAAAGACAGGGATCTTATGACCTACGGCCTAATCCTAGGATCCGTAATGGCTTTTGCAGTTATTTTTATAGTCCTATCTTATTTCTTTAAGCTCGGAGCTCAAAGGGAAATGGCTAGTAATGATAAGCAAGAAACAGCTATAGAAGAAAATGTAGAACTTTACGAAAAGGCTATTACAACCAGCCAAGAAAAGATAAAGGCAAAAGACTACAAGAAAGCCATAGAAATATTAAAAGCCATCCCAGAAGAAGCTAGCGATTATCATAAGAAAGCCCAAGAAAAACTTGATGAAATTGAAAGCCTAGTTATAGAAGACATCAAAAAGGCAGTCACAGATGAGGACTACAAGGAAGCAAGAAAACTTGCCAACACCTACACAGACCTATTGCCAGATTCTAAAACCTTAGCAGATGTTAAGGAAAAATTAAAAGACGAAAATGTAAGCCTAGCTGACCTTGGACTAGAAGAAGAAAAAACTGATAAAAAAGAAGAATCAGAAGAAAAGACAAGCAAAGATACAGAAGAAGATACTGATAAATCTAGTGACAAAGATGCAAAAACAGATAGCAAAGAAGACGCCAAGGAAGCCAGAGCCAACAGGAGAGAATTAGCAGAAAAATATGACCTTGAACAACTAAGGGCAACAAACTCCTACGGCCAAAACGGCAATCCAGCCTACACAGACATCTACAAGGAAGCAGACTTCCTAAACAAAGACCTAAAAATCGACGCCAACATGGGAGAAGTCAGAACCGAACCAAACCTAAACTCAGGAGTAGCAGGCTACGTCAACAACGGCGAGAAAGTCCACTGCGAAGAAGTAGTAAACGACGGCGGCAGATACTGGCTAAAAATAGAAAAGGGATGGATATCATCAAAACTAATAACAGGTGAATTTAGGGACTAA
- a CDS encoding PTS mannose/fructose/sorbose/N-acetylgalactosamine transporter subunit IIC: MREALIVGAILFCLWFLEKALGTPMVIRPIVVSSCVGLGLGDLHNGVLIGATLELMFMGAIQIGGSVPPDVLAGAGLGAAFAIITNKGPEVALALALPISVLAQSIKVVIFIVRSQFMNVAIKFAGNNEIAKMKALNWFGLVLQSSMYFAVAFLAILFGSNAVESFVNSIPDMIMSSLQLAGGLLPAVGFALLLQPMIDKKNVLYFILGFIAVTYLELPIMAITIFSLGIAYIVVFEKNDSNNEVVLKNEEKTQSESWEELFDE; the protein is encoded by the coding sequence ATGAGAGAGGCTCTTATAGTTGGTGCAATTTTATTTTGTTTATGGTTTTTGGAAAAAGCGTTAGGAACTCCAATGGTAATTAGACCTATTGTTGTTTCATCTTGTGTAGGACTTGGTTTAGGTGACCTACATAATGGAGTGTTAATTGGAGCCACTTTGGAATTGATGTTTATGGGAGCTATACAGATAGGTGGTTCTGTTCCGCCAGATGTTTTAGCAGGAGCAGGTCTAGGAGCGGCATTTGCAATAATAACAAATAAAGGCCCTGAAGTTGCTTTAGCTTTAGCTTTACCAATATCGGTATTAGCTCAATCAATAAAAGTTGTAATTTTTATTGTAAGAAGTCAGTTTATGAATGTGGCAATAAAATTTGCCGGAAATAATGAAATTGCTAAAATGAAAGCTCTCAACTGGTTTGGATTGGTATTACAATCATCAATGTACTTTGCGGTTGCATTCTTAGCTATACTTTTTGGATCAAATGCAGTCGAGTCTTTTGTTAATTCAATTCCTGATATGATTATGTCATCATTACAATTAGCAGGAGGATTACTACCAGCAGTTGGATTTGCTCTACTTTTACAACCTATGATAGATAAAAAGAATGTTCTATATTTTATACTAGGTTTCATAGCAGTAACATACTTAGAATTACCTATTATGGCGATAACAATATTTTCATTAGGAATTGCATATATAGTGGTATTTGAAAAGAATGATTCTAACAATGAAGTTGTATTGAAAAATGAAGAAAAAACTCAAAGTGAATCTTGGGAGGAGTTATTCGATGAATAA
- a CDS encoding GntR family transcriptional regulator, translated as MSDLPKYQLIINDIKQKILNNTYKVDDKLPTENELADIYGVSRMTVNKALIDLEKDNYVYKIQGSGTYVKRRTLNKKFGSSVSFTNDISSSGSIPSSKLLEFRYCNYDEFPIIFEGLNLNENDNLIFFKRLRFSNNNPVAISLTFVSPKIVRNIDINELNNSFYDYILNKYNIRPICKNYTVSACLANSSQKKWLNTDETALLKVSHYSYTQNGNPFEYNETFYLSDKFTYTTNGETFGIESRNDK; from the coding sequence ATGAGTGACTTACCAAAATACCAACTGATTATAAATGACATTAAACAAAAAATTTTAAATAATACATATAAAGTTGACGATAAGCTTCCAACCGAAAATGAACTAGCTGATATATACGGAGTTTCTAGAATGACAGTTAACAAAGCATTAATTGATCTTGAAAAAGATAACTATGTGTATAAAATTCAAGGTAGTGGAACATATGTAAAGAGAAGAACTCTAAATAAAAAATTCGGTTCTTCTGTCAGCTTTACTAATGATATTTCTAGTAGTGGGAGTATACCTTCGTCGAAATTACTAGAATTTAGGTATTGTAATTATGATGAATTTCCTATTATTTTTGAGGGATTAAACCTCAATGAAAATGATAATTTAATATTTTTCAAAAGATTAAGATTTTCAAATAATAATCCTGTGGCTATTAGTTTAACTTTTGTTTCCCCAAAAATAGTAAGAAACATAGATATCAACGAATTAAACAATTCATTTTATGATTACATATTAAACAAGTATAACATAAGACCAATATGTAAGAATTACACAGTTTCTGCGTGCTTGGCTAACTCTTCTCAAAAAAAATGGTTAAATACTGATGAAACCGCTCTTTTAAAAGTTTCCCACTACAGTTATACACAAAATGGTAATCCATTTGAATATAATGAAACTTTTTACTTAAGTGATAAATTTACATATACGACAAATGGAGAGACATTTGGTATTGAAAGTAGAAATGATAAATAG
- a CDS encoding ATP-binding cassette domain-containing protein, with translation MLQIKNLGINLIKDDRKLLENFDLALNPGDKVGLIGEEGNGKSILLKTIIDRKSVENYAQISGEIYKKEEIIGYLPQSLDENFFEMTVEAYMNQVLDISLLDYNKFYKYLDQFGLDEYLVFGKLKLGDLSGGERIKALLVFELLKEPTVFLFDEPTNDLDLESASFITKIMKDMKIPLIFVSHDPELLRKVANRIVHLEQVHRRQIPRHTVFNGSYDLYIMERENQIRIQTARANKDREEFAKKAERYRKVYDSVNHAINATKNDIEGKNLKDKMSSVKSLGKRLDKEKENLTQRPDFEESIGIFFDENIDIPNSKVVLDLKSDKLLAGEKILSKNIELKVVGPEKICIIGKNGAGKTSLLKEIYKNLSKSNLKIGYMPQDYFEYLIDSETPISYLAKQDSKDEKIRVSNILGSLNFAREEMERSLKSLSGGQKAKVFFAKMNMEGDQVLILDEPTRNLSPLSQPEIIASLKAYKGAIIAVSHDRDFIEKVFDKVYELDYSGLRKIK, from the coding sequence ATGTTACAGATTAAAAATTTAGGAATTAATTTAATTAAAGATGATAGAAAATTATTAGAAAATTTTGACCTCGCCCTCAACCCGGGAGACAAGGTCGGCCTAATTGGAGAGGAAGGCAATGGCAAGTCAATTCTCTTAAAGACAATAATTGATAGGAAAAGTGTTGAGAATTACGCTCAAATTAGTGGAGAAATATACAAAAAAGAAGAAATTATTGGATACCTCCCCCAAAGTCTTGATGAGAATTTTTTTGAAATGACAGTAGAGGCCTACATGAACCAAGTACTTGATATAAGCCTGTTAGATTACAATAAGTTTTATAAGTATCTAGATCAATTTGGCCTTGATGAATACCTCGTTTTTGGCAAATTAAAACTAGGGGACCTTTCAGGTGGGGAGAGGATAAAAGCCTTGCTTGTGTTTGAACTCTTAAAAGAGCCGACCGTTTTCTTATTTGACGAGCCGACCAATGATTTAGACTTAGAGTCGGCAAGCTTTATTACAAAAATTATGAAAGATATGAAAATCCCCTTAATTTTTGTATCCCACGATCCAGAGCTTTTAAGGAAAGTCGCTAATAGAATTGTTCATTTGGAGCAAGTTCACAGACGACAAATCCCTAGACATACGGTTTTTAACGGGTCTTATGATCTTTATATTATGGAAAGAGAAAATCAAATACGAATTCAGACTGCCAGGGCAAATAAGGACAGGGAAGAATTTGCCAAGAAGGCGGAAAGGTATAGAAAAGTCTATGATTCTGTAAATCATGCAATTAATGCTACAAAAAATGATATTGAAGGCAAAAATCTAAAGGATAAGATGTCTAGTGTAAAATCGCTTGGAAAAAGGCTTGATAAGGAAAAGGAAAATCTTACCCAAAGACCTGATTTTGAAGAGTCGATAGGAATATTTTTCGATGAGAATATCGATATTCCCAATTCAAAAGTGGTTTTGGATTTGAAATCGGATAAGCTTTTGGCGGGAGAAAAAATCTTATCTAAAAATATTGAGCTGAAAGTAGTAGGACCTGAAAAAATATGCATAATTGGGAAAAATGGTGCTGGCAAAACTAGTCTTCTTAAGGAAATTTACAAAAATCTTTCAAAATCCAATCTCAAAATAGGATATATGCCCCAAGATTATTTTGAATACCTTATAGATTCGGAAACACCAATCTCCTACCTTGCAAAACAAGATAGCAAGGATGAAAAAATCAGGGTTTCAAATATTCTTGGCAGCTTAAATTTTGCAAGGGAAGAAATGGAAAGAAGCCTTAAGAGCTTATCAGGCGGTCAAAAAGCCAAGGTATTTTTTGCAAAAATGAATATGGAAGGGGATCAGGTCCTAATCCTCGATGAACCAACAAGAAACCTATCTCCTCTTTCCCAGCCGGAAATAATAGCAAGTCTAAAAGCCTATAAGGGAGCGATTATCGCTGTTTCCCACGATAGGGATTTTATTGAAAAAGTTTTTGATAAGGTTTATGAACTTGATTATTCTGGACTCAGGAAGATAAAATAA
- a CDS encoding PTS sugar transporter subunit IIA, which produces MSANVLLVSHGELAKSMCESLKMLVGDVGKFEYVCLDNDGVDKFRNSFRLKIDNIDNDKEIYILCDIKGGTPFNEAFKYKLENKADFRILTGMNIPMLLDIYFNLDNLNSEQIILNSKESIEII; this is translated from the coding sequence ATGAGTGCAAATGTATTATTAGTGTCTCATGGTGAACTAGCTAAATCCATGTGTGAAAGTTTGAAGATGTTAGTTGGTGATGTAGGAAAATTTGAATATGTATGTTTAGATAACGATGGTGTAGATAAATTCAGAAATAGCTTTAGATTAAAAATAGATAATATTGATAATGATAAAGAAATCTATATATTATGCGACATCAAGGGAGGGACACCTTTTAATGAAGCATTCAAATATAAGTTAGAGAATAAGGCGGATTTCAGAATTCTTACAGGAATGAATATTCCTATGTTGTTAGATATATACTTTAATTTAGATAATCTAAATTCGGAACAAATAATTTTAAATAGTAAAGAATCAATTGAAATAATATGA
- a CDS encoding PTS sugar transporter subunit IIB, with protein MIQAIRIDDRLLHGQVAYSWKAKFNYQAIVIADDEVDNDEMRKSIIKMAVPSGVKLAIKNINNAIELLNNPKLKSVNVFVIVSNPKSAFDILNGINEKTTLNIGGMMKKDGTREFSKAVFMSDDDISWLDKIYESGIDIDVRQTPNESNQDYKALRDKF; from the coding sequence ATGATTCAAGCAATTAGAATTGATGATAGATTACTTCACGGTCAGGTTGCCTATAGCTGGAAAGCCAAATTTAATTACCAGGCAATTGTGATAGCTGACGATGAAGTAGATAATGACGAAATGAGAAAATCGATTATTAAAATGGCTGTTCCAAGTGGTGTAAAATTAGCAATTAAAAATATTAATAATGCAATAGAATTATTAAATAACCCTAAATTAAAAAGTGTTAATGTATTTGTAATTGTTTCGAATCCAAAATCCGCATTCGATATACTCAACGGAATAAACGAAAAAACTACATTAAATATAGGCGGAATGATGAAAAAAGATGGAACTAGAGAATTTAGTAAAGCTGTTTTCATGAGTGATGACGATATATCTTGGCTAGATAAAATATATGAATCAGGAATTGATATAGATGTTAGACAAACACCGAATGAATCTAATCAAGATTATAAAGCATTAAGGGATAAATTTTAG
- a CDS encoding SIS domain-containing protein, whose product MDLINCIDRIPYSLNEIVKIYGNNKEIFHNQDVRAINIIGSGTSHTSGELAKYFLEENSHIECRVEYPQLFKNKIKKDHVKEDEVFIFVSQTGHTKVVYDSLKIVKDLGGKTIAISEDKDSPIAKEADIFYDMLTFNEEFVFRTLGYTCTALILCLIGLRLGGIDISPYIYDLEYVINNLINVKNVATDWFEKNGEKFVMSDAFLFVGSEILYFVAKEFEIKFMEMLPIMSNSFELEESIHGPQNCFNNNMSFFILDKKEKTKSNSLQEFIENEITDKVVNFGDIGEKGKYFYFIEYSYLMQYLAYFFAKKKNRNLNERLNSNIDNYIKKLM is encoded by the coding sequence ATGGATTTAATAAATTGTATTGATAGGATTCCATACAGCTTAAATGAAATCGTTAAAATTTATGGAAATAATAAAGAAATATTTCATAATCAAGATGTAAGAGCGATTAATATTATTGGTTCAGGAACTTCACATACATCTGGAGAACTTGCAAAATATTTTCTCGAAGAGAATTCACATATAGAATGTAGGGTTGAATATCCACAATTATTTAAAAATAAAATTAAGAAAGATCATGTAAAAGAAGATGAAGTTTTTATATTTGTATCTCAAACTGGCCATACAAAAGTAGTATACGATTCGCTTAAAATAGTCAAAGACCTTGGCGGGAAAACAATTGCTATATCAGAGGATAAAGATTCACCGATAGCTAAAGAGGCAGATATATTTTATGATATGTTGACATTCAACGAAGAATTTGTTTTTAGAACATTGGGATACACATGTACCGCATTAATTCTTTGTTTGATAGGTCTAAGATTAGGTGGAATTGATATTAGTCCTTATATTTATGATTTAGAATATGTTATAAACAATCTTATAAATGTTAAAAACGTTGCCACTGATTGGTTTGAAAAAAATGGTGAAAAATTTGTAATGAGTGATGCGTTCTTATTTGTAGGCAGTGAAATATTATATTTTGTAGCAAAAGAATTTGAAATAAAATTTATGGAAATGCTTCCTATAATGAGTAACTCATTCGAATTGGAAGAAAGTATTCACGGGCCACAAAATTGTTTTAATAATAATATGTCTTTTTTTATATTGGACAAGAAAGAAAAAACAAAATCTAATTCCTTACAAGAATTTATAGAAAATGAAATAACGGATAAAGTAGTAAATTTTGGAGATATAGGAGAAAAAGGTAAATATTTTTACTTTATTGAATATTCTTATTTAATGCAATATCTTGCCTATTTTTTTGCGAAAAAGAAAAACAGGAATCTTAATGAGAGACTAAACTCAAATATAGATAATTATATAAAAAAATTAATGTAA